A DNA window from Bacteroidota bacterium contains the following coding sequences:
- a CDS encoding ATP-binding protein — KGKTEQRLWESRTYGEEDPLTAAWIIELVSQERCSLDLMVAKRLQETVGDALGSDFNAILSENRAGAHAFPVHRCVSATKKILDDTDSWQTTKEKCQSLLSEAGYWFEQELHRQLSHYHFNDFRFDAPELIYTLAGALQTGRLRREDPLIREVLEVIRAVQQQRSVYWRPYRPFLVKPQGLVLMPLSVEVADALLGTLGLTGHFDQLRDSLSSYYEWLMAQGKPEDSDMIGWRSENAFGPPEVEKIHTWTTSRVAIFLLNYSQLLDLALQSDLLQNSGLSFKEPRDLLAWKFIQPMDRSRRPADSQILPTIQKHFIQLHKSAPGSGKRLNPEGKFSMLLYSPPGTSKTSIAEIVANELDFKLVTITVSDFIVLGEQAVEQRAKMIFDVLSELKNVVVLFDEIDRLITDRESKRYIEQRDILQMMTPSMLTKFNDLKRKKKLIFVIATNYFERIDRAIKRAGRIDLHFVIPPFDQESRVELLEHFICDKFGEKGKDWRLPSGDKKRLEKIAEQNPLLIFEELKDIFDRSMSGVGFGDVTAVISNLEREIGQVKPSISIGSYDNRFSSELDPEKPYREYFFLCFLSAEVGQVKGIRKRFKERWTKWAKENARELGELTSDEWVREQLHKLGVAADANQPGEEGRKSHT, encoded by the coding sequence GAAAGGGAAAGACTGAGCAACGGTTGTGGGAATCAAGGACTTATGGTGAAGAGGACCCACTGACTGCTGCGTGGATTATCGAACTGGTCTCCCAAGAACGTTGCTCCCTCGACCTGATGGTTGCGAAACGGCTACAAGAAACTGTAGGGGATGCGCTCGGGAGCGATTTTAACGCGATTCTCAGCGAGAACAGAGCTGGGGCGCATGCTTTTCCCGTACACCGTTGTGTGTCGGCTACCAAGAAGATTTTGGACGACACTGACAGTTGGCAGACGACTAAAGAGAAATGCCAGAGTCTACTTTCCGAAGCCGGTTACTGGTTTGAACAAGAGCTACACAGGCAATTGTCCCATTATCACTTCAATGATTTCCGCTTCGATGCACCGGAATTGATATATACCCTAGCAGGAGCACTGCAAACCGGCCGTCTCCGTCGGGAGGATCCGCTAATTCGCGAGGTGCTGGAGGTTATCCGCGCCGTCCAGCAACAACGCAGCGTTTACTGGCGTCCGTATCGGCCTTTCCTTGTAAAGCCCCAAGGTCTGGTTCTTATGCCACTAAGCGTGGAAGTTGCAGACGCTCTGCTAGGTACGTTGGGACTGACTGGTCACTTCGATCAACTAAGGGACTCTCTCTCAAGCTATTATGAGTGGCTTATGGCGCAAGGAAAACCGGAAGATAGCGATATGATAGGGTGGCGTTCGGAGAATGCCTTTGGCCCACCCGAGGTGGAAAAGATTCATACTTGGACTACTTCAAGAGTAGCGATCTTCCTATTGAACTACTCCCAGCTGTTAGACCTCGCTCTCCAGAGCGACCTCTTACAGAACTCAGGGCTCTCTTTTAAGGAACCCAGGGATCTCCTTGCTTGGAAGTTCATTCAGCCAATGGATCGAAGTCGTCGTCCAGCCGACAGTCAAATACTGCCGACGATTCAAAAACACTTCATTCAGCTGCATAAGTCTGCTCCCGGTTCGGGAAAAAGGCTCAATCCTGAGGGCAAGTTTTCAATGCTTCTCTACAGCCCGCCAGGAACATCCAAAACGTCAATAGCCGAAATCGTAGCAAACGAACTGGACTTCAAATTGGTTACAATAACAGTCAGCGACTTCATCGTGTTAGGCGAGCAGGCGGTTGAGCAGAGGGCAAAGATGATCTTCGATGTGCTCAGCGAGCTCAAGAATGTTGTCGTTCTGTTCGACGAAATTGACCGATTAATCACAGACAGGGAGTCAAAGCGGTACATCGAACAGAGGGACATTCTTCAGATGATGACACCCAGCATGCTCACAAAGTTCAATGACCTAAAGAGGAAGAAGAAGCTGATCTTTGTTATCGCTACGAATTACTTCGAAAGAATCGATAGGGCAATTAAGAGGGCAGGTAGGATTGATTTGCACTTTGTCATTCCCCCTTTTGACCAGGAGTCACGAGTAGAGCTTCTAGAGCACTTCATTTGTGATAAATTTGGTGAGAAGGGTAAAGATTGGCGATTACCTTCCGGCGACAAAAAGAGGCTTGAGAAGATAGCTGAACAGAATCCTTTGCTGATTTTCGAAGAGTTGAAGGACATTTTCGACAGATCGATGTCTGGGGTGGGATTTGGAGACGTCACAGCAGTGATAAGCAACCTAGAAAGGGAAATTGGACAGGTTAAGCCATCTATTTCTATAGGGAGCTACGATAACAGATTTTCTAGCGAGCTGGATCCAGAGAAACCGTATCGCGAGTACTTTTTCCTTTGCTTTCTGTCAGCCGAGGTCGGACAAGTTAAAGGCATCAGGAAACGTTTTAAAGAGCGGTGGACAAAATGGGCGAAGGAAAACGCTCGTGAGTTAGGTGAATTGACATCTGATGAATGGGTACGAGAACAG